DNA sequence from the Eulemur rufifrons isolate Redbay chromosome 6, OSU_ERuf_1, whole genome shotgun sequence genome:
CCAGTCAGCTGTGAGAGGGGGTCCTGGACGATCTACCATGCCAACCCCAGGAAATACTGCAGCATTTCGTGCTTCCCTCTGGACCAATATGGAGAAACTTATGGATCTTATTTGCTCTGTTTGTGGACAGGTACAACATCAAAAAAAAGTATTAGCCAAAAAGAGAGATCCTGTTTCTCATATTTGTTTCATTGAAGAAATACTTAAGGATGGACAACCTGAAATTTTCTACAAGTTTTGGAATTCAGTTACTGAGGCACTTCCTTCTCAATTTTATGGGACAATAAACACTTCTGCGTTTTTGAAACAGGCATGTGAAGGAGAATACCCTAAATTATTGCGTCTCTATAATGACTTCTGGAAGTGTCTTCAACAATACAGTCAAAATATCCAAGGGAATTTTAATGCAAGTGGAACTACAGACCTCTTTGTTGACCTACAGCACATGGAAGATGATACACAAGATATATTCATACCAAAAAAGCCAGATTATGATCCAGAAAGGGCTTTGAAAGACTCACTGCAGCCCTATGAGGCTGCTTACCTGTCAAAATCCTTATCCCGGCTCTTCAATCCTATCAACTTGGTGTTTCCCCCTGGTGGTCTAAATCCTCCTTCCTCTGATGAACTTGATGGTATCATTAAAACTATAGCAAGTGAACTAAATGTAGCTGCTGTTGATGCAAACCTCACATTAGCTGTGTCAAAAAACGTGGCAAAGACCATTCAGTTATATGGTGTAAAATCAGAGCAGCTTCTTTCCACACAAGGAGATGCAAGTCAGGTGATTGGGCCTCTTACTGAAGGACAGAGAAGAAATGTGGCAGTAGTGAATTCACTGTACAAGTTGCACCAGTCAGTAACAAAGGTAGTTTCCAGTCAGAGCTCGTTCCCACCAGCAGCTGAGCAAACTATAATTTCAGCCCTAAAGGGGATCCATGCTCTTATGGAAAATGCTGTGCAACCCTTACTGACTTCAGTGGGAGATGCTATAGAGGCCATCCTCGTCACCATGCATCAGGAAGATTTTTCTGGGTCACGATGCAGCTCAGGAAAGCTCGATGTTCCTTGTTCTCTGTACATGAAGGAGCTACAAGGTTTCATTGCCAGAGTTATGAGTGACTATTTTAAACACTTTGAATGCTTAGATTTTGTCTTTGATAACACTGAAGCTATTGCCCAAAGAGCAATTGAACTTTTTATCCGCCACGCCAGTCTCATCAGACCTCTTGGTGAAGGTGGGAAAATGCGACTTGCTGCTGATTTTGCACAGATGGAGTTGGCTGTGGGTCCCTTCTGCA
Encoded proteins:
- the LOC138383624 gene encoding conserved oligomeric Golgi complex subunit 5-like codes for the protein MAFWHGTSGSVIEQEDPSYTSPSIHQAAIAEKLAKLAQVISQLDKELHLQVQHQKKVLAKKRDPVSHICFIEEILKDGQPEIFYKFWNSVTEALPSQFYGTINTSAFLKQACEGEYPKLLRLYNDFWKCLQQYSQNIQGNFNASGTTDLFVDLQHMEDDTQDIFIPKKPDYDPERALKDSLQPYEAAYLSKSLSRLFNPINLVFPPGGLNPPSSDELDGIIKTIASELNVAAVDANLTLAVSKNVAKTIQLYGVKSEQLLSTQGDASQVIGPLTEGQRRNVAVVNSLYKLHQSVTKVVSSQSSFPPAAEQTIISALKGIHALMENAVQPLLTSVGDAIEAILVTMHQEDFSGSRCSSGKLDVPCSLYMKELQGFIARVMSDYFKHFECLDFVFDNTEAIAQRAIELFIRHASLIRPLGEGGKMRLAADFAQMELAVGPFCRRVSNLGKSYQMLRSFRPLLFQTSENVANSPTLGDIIPFSIVTQFLFTRAPAEMKSPLQKAEWSHARFSQWLDDHPSEKNRLLLIRGDLEAYVQTVRSREGKEFAPVYPIMVQLLQKAMSALH